The genome window AGTGTCTGTTGTAATACCACCAACACCTCAGGAGCCGTCCCCATGCACGTCGCCAGTGTACACCAGTCTGATGATTTCTGTGAGGCAGCACCGTTTTCCCTTCTGCCGTCCCATCTGCTGTGCCAGTCGCTGCACGTCGCGGTTGGATGGCAGAAGATTTTGCCCTCCTCACGCCCATTGGCAGCGGAGGCGCTTCAACGCCTGTGCAGCCTTGTTGATCGCGTTGCACTCCGAACAGGTCAAGGTGTCCCACTCACATTCCGGACAACCCGGTGTGCCGCTCAGGAGACGCGCACTGTCACCATGACGATTCAAAAAGCGTCCAGCATGTGAGCTGCGACACTATGGCAGCCTCTCTATCGCATTCTTCTAAATTTCTGCACACGTTGTCGTCTCTTGCATACTCCCTCAGACTCCCCTCCTTTGacgcctcttcttcacccTCGATGGTGtatgcgcgcgcgctctgcTGCACGTCGCTCGCAATCCGTCATCTTTCTAGCCTACTGCTACATGCCGTTGTTTCCTCCCCCAAAAGTGAATGCAAACCAGGTGCAAAAGAGAGCGCCATcctctctgcagcagcacgcgccgAGATGGCGtattcctctcttcctctcttcacctTGACTGGCGTCTGTTCGTGTGCCAGAGGCATCGAAAGGTGCAAGTGGAAGTGCGGGACAGCGGTTGAAGAAAGGTCACGCGGGTCACATGTGCTCCCCCCCTTGTGGGTACTTCCTCCGTACCGCTCCTTATGTGCGTATCCCACTCGGCGCTTGCTTTCAGCTCCTCACTTTCGTCGCCTTGTttcgcggtggcggtgcaccaGAGCCCCTTCACCTCCAGCACGACGCACTTCTTCAGTGCCTATGCACTGTATTACCCGTGCCTTCtcttgcgtctctctctctctctgtttctcacCCATCTCGTTGCGTGATTGCTGCTCCGGGTGacacctctttctctccagTGTGGTGACACGAAGGTACACGTACTCGACTTCACAAGTACTACTCCATTACGGCGACAGCTGCAACATCGAGGCGGGTTGCAGCCGCAGAGTCGTCAGGTTTCTCATTGTCCTCTACTTTGCTCTCTCCAGCACCTCTTTTCTTGTTGCATCAACGAGGCCCTTCTCTTTTGGCGTAGCTGTGCACGCATGCGTACTGTTGTCGCCGCACGTACCGACTGCTGGGCTtcgtgcgcgcgctctctctcttacggAGTGTCAGGCGGCTGCGCGGTTTGACGGTGATAGGACTGACTCAGGCTCATCTGCGTAGTTTTCCATCCCTCTTGAGAATGGATCCTCTGCAACGGGAGGCGCTCAACaatggcgaggagggggcggcggaggcaaaGAGGCCCTCCTACTTCCGAGGCTTCTTTGACGCAGAGAAGCGCCGCAAGGTGGTCAACCATGACCCGACCGTAGGTCAGGCCattggcagtgctgctgtaATGGCACTCCCGGTGGCGCTCATAATTGCATTAGTGATGCATCGACGCGCGCGCCTTGCCACTCAGGCGGCGTCAGGCGCCACGCCGAAGGATGGGAGCTTCTTCAGCGAGATGCAGAAGGTGATGCGGCAGACCATGAACCCAATGGGTGAGAAGGACTTCAAAGTGTCAGTGAAGGACACTAAGTTTAGCGACGTCATCGGCGTGCCAGAGGCACTGGCGGAGGTCCAGCAGTACGTCAACTTCCTAAAGACCCCGCACGTCTTCACCCGGCTTGGCGGGCGCCTGCCGAAGGGTTGTATTCTCACAGGGGTGCCTGGTACCGGCAAGACGCTGCTCGCGAAAGCGGTGGCTGGTGAGGCGAACGTTCCCTTctacagctgcagcggcgctgactTCATCGAGGTGTACGCCGGCTCTGGACCAAGGCGGGTACGTGAACTCTTCGAGGCGGCCAAGAAAGACGCCCCATCGGTCATCTTCATTGACGAGATCGACGCCGTCGgttcgcgcagcagcgggagcgGTGCGATGGGTCTCAGTAGCGAGGAGAATCGTACTATCAATCAGCTTCTGTCCGAGTTGGACGGACTGCAGTTGAATGAGGCGGTCGTTGTGTTCGCGGCTACGAACTTTGTGGACAGCATAGACAAGGCGCTGTTGCGCGAGGGCCGCTTTGACCGCAAGGTCGAGCTCCCGATGCCGGACAAGCAGGCTCGCCAGGACCTCTTCAACCACTACCTTAGCCGTGTCACCTGTGAAGATGCCATGACGCTCTCGAAGAAGCTGGCGGAGTTAACTCCTGGCGTGTCTCCAGCTACCATCGCAGCCATCGTCAACGAGGGTGCTctcagcgccgccatcaAAGACAGagccgccgtcaccgccataGACCTCCTCCCCGCGATTGACGATGTACTCATCGGCAAGAAGCACCGCAACCGCATGAGCGATGATGCTGCGAGAAGGGTCGCACTGCATGAAAGCGGCCACGCACTTGtggcgtggctgctgccggaGCAGACAGACGTCGTCAAGATCTCCATCACGCCGCGCGGCCCCGCCGGAGGCTTCACCCAGCAGGTTGGCCGCGAGGTGTTGGACATGCCGACTGAGTTTTCGCTCTTCACGGACATTTGCGTCATGTTGGGTGGGCGGCTGGCGGAGATGACGCAGCACGAGTCCCTCACCACTGGTGCACAGGACGACTACCAGCGGGCGACCCAGACGGCCATTCGTGAGTTCCTCGCGTTTGGCATGTCTCGCCAGGTCGGCCTCCTCTCGTACGAGCCGCAGCGACTCAGTGAGGGCCGTATGCACCAAAAACACTCAGAGGCGGCGCATAagacggcggaggaggaggcggcccGGCTGGTCGCTGCGGCGTCTGATCACGTGAAGGCGCTCTTGCAGTCACACGATGCAGTACTGCGAAAACTGGCGGATTCGCTCTTCgagaagaaggagctgctgcgtgagGACATCGAGGCAATTGTGGGACCGCGCCCCGGAACGAGCTCCGCTGTTTCGAAGCAGACGCGTGCGGCGCTTCGCCGCTTCGTCGACGCGTCTGaagccgcagcgctgcaacGCCATACCACGAGAGAGGCGATGTCTGCCATCGTTTCTGCTGCGTAGGGTAGGGCGAGGGATAGGCGATGtcaacacacacgcgcagaggtGCGCCTTCTGGTTGCTTTTCTTTAATCGCCCTTTCGTTTCTCCCCCCGTATCTGCTGATCTCCCTCCCCGGTGCTGAGCGACTATTGCTAGTGTGTATGGATGCACGAAATGTGGACTAATAGCGACAGGCTCTCTGCAGTGCGGCCAACTCACGCATAGACGGAGATGTAATTGTCCCTGCACTTtgcgggaggaggcgggggatAATTAGCGTACATCAGCATCCGCTGCATGCCTAGGACGGACTTGTGAGCATCCCCGCTGcgttgtgcgcgtgcgggtgtgtgttcTGTCCTGCGCAGGGCGGCGTAGCCGAAAGCTGTCACTGTTGCTCATCTGTGCGGGTGATTGCTCAGGCTCTTTAAGTGCCATTGCTGTGCAGTGTCATCTGGGCGACTGCGTCTCACCATGTGGAGAGGCGCATATTGGGCTGTAGTCAGCTCCCTGCTTCCCGCACCCTCCCTGTCTTCTCAATAGTCTCT of Leishmania braziliensis MHOM/BR/75/M2904 complete genome, chromosome 19 contains these proteins:
- a CDS encoding putative ATP-dependent zinc metallopeptidase, producing the protein MDPLQREALNNGEEGAAEAKRPSYFRGFFDAEKRRKVVNHDPTVGQAIGSAAVMALPVALIIALVMHRRARLATQAASGATPKDGSFFSEMQKVMRQTMNPMGEKDFKVSVKDTKFSDVIGVPEALAEVQQYVNFLKTPHVFTRLGGRLPKGCILTGVPGTGKTLLAKAVAGEANVPFYSCSGADFIEVYAGSGPRRVRELFEAAKKDAPSVIFIDEIDAVGSRSSGSGAMGLSSEENRTINQLLSELDGLQLNEAVVVFAATNFVDSIDKALLREGRFDRKVELPMPDKQARQDLFNHYLSRVTCEDAMTLSKKLAELTPGVSPATIAAIVNEGALSAAIKDRAAVTAIDLLPAIDDVLIGKKHRNRMSDDAARRVALHESGHALVAWLLPEQTDVVKISITPRGPAGGFTQQVGREVLDMPTEFSLFTDICVMLGGRLAEMTQHESLTTGAQDDYQRATQTAIREFLAFGMSRQVGLLSYEPQRLSEGRMHQKHSEAAHKTAEEEAARLVAAASDHVKALLQSHDAVLRKLADSLFEKKELLREDIEAIVGPRPGTSSAVSKQTRAALRRFVDASEAAALQRHTTREAMSAIVSAA